The Phragmites australis chromosome 1, lpPhrAust1.1, whole genome shotgun sequence genomic interval gataaggATATTATTATTGTTTCTCTAACTAAGGGTGATAATTCCTGATTTTCACTCTCACTTATTTATTGTGGATTAAAAAACAACAATGATGCCGGTTATGAACACACATTAATCACCTTTTCTATTGTATATATTTTCCCGTGAATTTATGAACATTGTTACGGCCGATATTAATTAAGGACCACAGCATATAAACTTCAATGAAACAAGCTAACTAGCGATCATCCTCGACACTATCTAATCAATCTTGTGCAGAACACACTATACACGGACCCGTTATCAGCTGCATCACTTTTGCACCTAGCTGTGCGCTTTGAACCGCCCGATATGCTCCAAGATTCGGGCTGCAAACTCCGATGTTGCTTATCCATTCTTGGTCATGTACGGCTGGATTTGTTGGCACTGTAGCTGTGGCACTGGGTGATGCATGTCAGAGTAGCCTGTACGGTGATGAAGCTAACGAAGATGTCATCGGAGTTTGAAGCCGAGGGGCCGTGACAGGAGAGTAGGGTGGAGGGACAAAAACTGTGAAAGTAGATAATATCcacttaggatttttttttccgattTTGGTAGAAATTTAAATATCATTTAAGAGTAGATACAATGGTCCACGTTAGCTGTCTTACAGGTCATCTCATTGATGATATAGATGACAGAGATTGAGATAAGAGAAAGGGATCATTGTGTTCCAAAACAATTGCCTCGTAAGTTAACATTCAGCGATATAAGACGACTCATATGATATTGTACCATATTTTGTTGTGATGAATTTTTTATTCCACCGGCCCACAAACTAAGGAGATATGGATCGAGTCCTATTTGACTACTAAAAAGACTCCCAGATGACACGTCGCATATCAAGATTACATGGATACTACTAGGCAGCTAAGAAGAAGACACCATTGTCCTTGCCCTTTATTTCTATGTTTGAAACGtcttttttttagcaaaacGTTTCCTTTACTACAGTAAAACTACACGGAATTGACTATGCAACCCACTTTTATTCACCACATACCTTGGCCGTCGAAAATGACTGAACAGAAAGGCAAGATGATAGTATGGTTTACGGTGCAAATTAAGGCTCCTAGAGACATGtgggcatgcatgcatacgtACAAGGACGGACAGCTAGCGTCGAGCAAGAAACCAAAGCGAGATGACGACGACCCACGGCGACTTTATATGCTACAGTACACGCCTCATGTCGTcactatttaaaactatttttcgaaaCACCTAACATCTTTTTATAGTGGTTTAaatgataaattatttgaatagGTTCTACGATTTTGAACCATCTATGAAATAAATTTACACATGACGTTTAtttatatgaaccgtctgtgTAAAAGATTATTTTTAGAGGTGATTTAGTATATAAATCATAtctttaaataaaataattatcacAGACAGTCACATAAGAAGTCTTCTGTGTAAAAGAGTATTTTCAGAtacggttctttatgtgaaccacctTGAATAATAAAGATGATTTCTAGAtgtggttccttatatgaatcaTCTTTGATAATTggttaaaaaattcataattttttcatatgaagtcgaataaggataaattttatatgaaaatagtaGATCTCagcgagatctacaactttgtagttgaaaacttttttatttgaactcATTATCAAATGGTGAAATATCAATCTTTGTCAATAGTTTGAGCCATATTCAAATAGATATGTCCAGAACTTGAACCTTAGGAGGAGCAGATTGAGAATAAACATGTACAAACCTTAAAGAAAAAACACTCTTGAGATAGGTTTTGCTCCATAAAAAAGGCAGAAGTGAAAATAGCTCCATTTCTAGCATTAGTTTCAGACtcatgcatattttgttttgtCATTATTTTGACATCTAATAattatttcaaatgaaaaagttttcaactataaagttgtggATCTCATCTAggactataatttttatataaagtttattcCCATCCGACttagtatgaaaaagttatgaattttgcagTCTATTTTTAGAGATAGCTCTTTATGTAAACCTTTTCCACATATGATTTCCAGAAACGGTTTACATCTGGTAATGGGTTGcaaaatctataattttttcatacgaaattggATAGGGACAAACTTTGTATAAAATTTATAGCCCTCGATGAGGTAggcaactttgtagttgaaattttttttatttgaagtcatttagatgttcaaataattatttaaaattttaaacagaagagatcaaaatgattgcTTATACTATTAGTATCACTAatacttctgtggtgggatggcaAGGACGTATCGTATGAGCTGAGAGTTTTAGGATTCGAGTACCATAAACCACATGCGTGTATTTTGCAcaaaaaatcatgtgacttaTGACTTACGCGAGCACGAAGTttctcgggtgaaaaaaatcgttttttagtaaaaaaatatacCAATTCTAGAAATTAATTACAAGAGGCGATTTCTTAAACGGATCGTCTTTCATAATAGGTTTCTACTAACGGTCTCGTTTAGCGTCtataaaaatcatctatttCTAAATATCTTCGATCAGAGATAAGTGActaaataaatatacaaatGAGTTATCACCTCCatcttaaaataattttttagcagTGCTCTTCACCTTCACCTCGTTCTCCTGCGGCGATCATTACATTCACACCCACGAAAACGAAAAAGAACGAAAGGAAACCAGCCACTTGTGCGATTAACAGCGGATCAATTAATCAATTATTTAATTAATAGCCAGATGGCGACCCGCGCGCGTCGTGAAGCTATCGCGCGTCCCACACCGCACGGGGGATAGTTGGCACGCGCACACAGCTATCCCGGGCGCCCCCGGCCCCGTGCTGCCGTGGTCCCCGCGGGCCCATTACTGTTTCGCCAAACTGTACAGCCATCGCTACGGCCGGGCGCATACGAGGCGTGCCCGACCGACGGCGTCGCCGTTGCCGATAGGCCGAAGCGTGGCGCCAAGGCGGAACCGTGCAGTTTCTTGTTGTACGCACGCACTGTTGCTATCGCTCCGTGTGCTTGCTTCCACGCATTTGTAGCACACGTACCATGGACCATGTGTGTGCGTCTAACTGACACGTACATCTGGGTCAGTCGATTACTAATTCATCGGTAACGCATGGCCCGCTAGTTAAGGTATCGTTTGGCGTTAAAACATTAGTTATATGGGTAGGTGAAATCGCGGGAACAAGTCGTTTTGGGACGACGAGATGATGCTAAAGTAATGGAATTTGGAAAAGGATGAAGTGGCAATGAACTGTTTCTGTCAGCTATGTGAAAAACTAAAGCCACTTCAGAATTCGACGAAACAAAGATAAATCTGGCCGGCCTTTCATCTACAACTATCGAAAGAAATTATAGGATCCAgccttttgtttttccttttgaaatgATCGGACTTTTACATTTCCCCTTTTGaagagtcccccccccccccccccccgaatcCTTTCTTCGAGTTATTTCACACAAAAGAACTTGGAAAGTTACAGTTCTCTTcaccaaaaaaattgaaaagaaaatcTACATTTCCCTTTCCAAATTTTCCATGTGCAGCTTTAGACACTAGAGCCCAAATACTAGTTTATCACAGTAACCACTGGCTTAATCATTGAAGGTATGCATTAGGGAGGGGTGGGCCCATGAGCAGGACCCCACAAACGACGCCTCAATTGTCAAACCACCTTTTCCCGTGACCGACCACCTTGTCCTTGACACCTTCCGATAGCAAGATTTGCAAATCCCTATTTCTTTTCTCACCGGGTCTATTTTGTCTAAGCGTGCCTTTAATTATTGCTATCCTCTATAAAATGGGATCCAGGAagcaaatgaaaaataaaaaatcacaaaaagaaATGCAGATCCTTTCCGTGGAGATATTCTTCTGAGTCAGTTGTTTGCTATACATGCATCTGGAGCAAGGAAAGGGAACTCTTAAACAGTTGCGATAATGAGTGATGGATAAGTTCTGAATGACTAACAACCTCCAATTAAATGAAAACATTGTCAAAATAATGAGAAATTTTTATGCACATCAGTTCAGTTTTTCATAATTATGTGGTGATCATGACAACACTCTAGGTACTGAAATCTTCGGGGAGCATACACAGGTCCCATTTCTATTTGTTCACTCTATCAAAAAAGACTATAAAACCCCACAAAATATTCACTAAAGAACGAAGGAAGCTTCTGAGCATcaagaaaatccgaattgtacAGATCAACCGGATTACAAAATGTTCAATCAACGATAATCGTTGCTCCGTTTGTTTAATCAGAACAGTACCCACAGGCACATGGGCACTATGAGGATGCCGTTGTATCTTCCAATCAAGTAATGAACCAAGCCATTTCTTTTAGGAAACAGGCAAGGGATAACGAATAGAATTGCTTAGGTTAGCCACCTCATTGAGATTATTATACCTCCAGTGTTCTGTCTCCAAACAAGACATCATATGGAGTTTATCGCATCAGAACCATAAAAAATCTAACAACCTGCATACTTCTCTCTATACTGACCAGACCAAAGGTTACTGAACATGTGCTTGCAGTTGTGATCCGCTTAGCGTCAGAACACGGCCAATGAAGAAATCATACAATTTTTGTACTGTGGACAAGGCAATCATCTGTACAGAAGGTCTGATTCTCTCAACTGATTGCTAATATCTTCAGAGTGCCAACATGCTTTTACTTTGGATTGGAGCAAAGATTTCTGATTGGAGCTCGGAGGTCCTAAAGAAAATTAGCATCGCTAGCTGGTGGAGACAGAAAAGGAAGATGCCCTCTGTCCTGGAATGCAAATATTTGATGCCGCCTCGCGATGATTGATTCAAGGTTTCTCCAGGTAAGAAGTGATCTGATGACTTCCCTGGGAAAACAAAAGGTGAAGGAACATCACAGGTAAGAGGAACTAGGAGTGAGTACGCAAACATGTGTATATACTAGAAAATCTTAGTATAGATGTTGTTTAGATGAGGGAAAGTTTCTCAACTGTGTACTTTCCCTGCATGGAATACTTGTGACGCAGAGGTTGCTGGGAAAAAGGTTCATAGTAGAAGTGACAGACTAGCTGCTCCAGGTCACACTATTCACTACAGGAGAAAGAACATCGATCCTTTTCCGAATCATGTTACTTCGACAAACCTCTTTTACTTAACTGACTTGAGTACAAAGTAGCAATACTTAATATAGGAAGGATGAACTATCCAGAGTTTCTTATAATAGTTTGTAGTAATTATGTGACAGTAATAGCATATCGGGGACAAGTGGAGGTACAAGCCCTGACACCCACCGACTGTTGCAGGGACATAGATTCTTAGGGGCCGATAAGACATAGGCGCACACACGTTTACAGAGAAGTAACAAAGGGAAGGGCTAAGAGCCTAAGTCTCCCACAACCACCAGCTTTAAAAGAAGGGGCAATTGGGGAGGGAGGACtgcaaagaaaaggagaagagtgCCCTTAGCCTACCTATGACTTCCTCCAAATCCTTATATCAGTACCCACTAGTTGCTGCCATCCTCCCTCAAGCTCCACTCTATCAACACCACTATATGAGTCAATATAGACAGTGCATGCATAATAATCACACCCTTGAGAAATAAACCATTGAGAGTTGTTCCTAGAACCAGAGGATTACCTGTGGAGGATTGTGTGCTATTCCTCAAGGCGTGAGCTGTGCAGATCACAGGGCTCAAGCTTCAGCTTCTGCATTGCTTTCAATGGGGAGGCATTCCTGCTGTTACAAGCAGAAGCTGAGGAAGGGGCTGTGGTCTCCTGAGGAAGATGAGAAACTCATGAACCACATAACCAAACACGGGCATGGCTGCTGGAGCACTGTCCCAAAGCTTGCAGGTACAATCAAAATACTGCAAACTTTATTCTTGTCAATTATCCACTTCCAAAGTTTCCTGTTCTTCTTCAAGAGCATTTCTTTCTTCCAGTCTTCTGAAACCTACCCAATGAATGATTGCAGGGCTTCAGAGGTGTGGCAAGAGCTGCAGGCTGAGGTGGATAAACTACCTGAGGCCTGACCTCAAAAGAGGTGCATTCTCTCAGGAGGAGGAAGACCTCGTCATTGAACTACATACTGTCCTGGGCAACAGGTAAATTTGAGCCCAAATCGTACTGTCCAAATTTCACACCAATTGCTTTGAAGTGAGCCTTCTTTAACTATGGCCTTTTTCACAACACTGAGCAGGTGGTCTCAGATTGCAACACGGTTGCCTGGAAGAACTGACAATGAGATCAAGAATCTCTGGAACTCaagcatcaagaagaagctGCGGCAGAAAGGCATTGACCCCAACACCCACAAGCCCCTTGCTGGGGTTGATCGCAGCAAAGCAACTCCAACAATCAGTACTGAGAGAACCTCTGAGTCCAGCGATGTCGACCCGTCAAGTTGCGGTGCACTTGGTAACTTGAGCCATCTTCTCAGTGAGACAGCACAATCACCAGAGCTGCTCCCAATGCTTGGTAAGCATCGCAAAGAAACTACTAGCTTGGTACGTCTAAGGGTGCCCCCGAAGGAGTTATTCCTCGACCAGTTTGTTTCTGGTCATGATAGCCTCCCCAGCTGCCGCTCAACAGGCCCA includes:
- the LOC133910370 gene encoding transcription factor MYB61-like encodes the protein MGRHSCCYKQKLRKGLWSPEEDEKLMNHITKHGHGCWSTVPKLAGLQRCGKSCRLRWINYLRPDLKRGAFSQEEEDLVIELHTVLGNRWSQIATRLPGRTDNEIKNLWNSSIKKKLRQKGIDPNTHKPLAGVDRSKATPTISTERTSESSDVDPSSCGALGNLSHLLSETAQSPELLPMLGKHRKETTSLVRLRVPPKELFLDQFVSGHDSLPSCRSTGPIPNFPFQQLCYSNEFGSKHGGGMNSLWFNQNESSGSTISTVMPPVSPLTLSASTGLNRSPDNPQSLGTGIQSTQFYWDTTNPSSSSSRGSSGSNGLGYELQSTSSLLENSVFPWTDLAPDKNNQVHLEEELKWPDLLHGTFTDTPSTMQNFSQSLYEDMVKAESQFNMEGLCAAWSQNLQPQQHLQVVSNLYDKDLQRMPLSFDNI